From Brassica rapa cultivar Chiifu-401-42 chromosome A06, CAAS_Brap_v3.01, whole genome shotgun sequence:
GTCTTTCTTTCCAGCTCTGTATATTGCACCAACTGACATCCCCAAACCTATGATGAGTCCAGCAATACCCCATATATCATCATCAAAATCATCAGAATTTTCATCCAACAGGTGAGTTAAGGGTGTAACGTTGCCTTCCTTTCCAAGTGGGAATAGTGCTGACAAGCTTTCTAGGATATCACACGGAGTGCGCAGGAAATGCTGTAATATTAAAGATAGCAACCTCACTATCTTTCCTAAGAGCCCCTCTTCTTGGTTCTTGTAGGACTCACTGTCTACATCAGAGCTCGCAGAGGCTTCAGTCCGTGTAAGCAGATCTTGGCATGAAAACCCTAATCCAACTCCACAGGCTCCTTTTACAAGAGTGCTTTTACTGCTACACAAAACCTGAAAGCGATTTTCGATTCAATTAGATACATAATTAGTAATGTTCTAGATGCATGTTcacttcaaattttttttaaacatgaaGGAATGCAAAAGACCAATATTGATTTTGCATGCATAGTCCTCATATATAATACTCAGTATGCGCTTCATAAAAGAGTTAGCTCTCTAGGACTTCTCACCTAAAAGGCGCAATAACTCattttccatgattttatttttatatgaacCGATATGGTACATGGCGCAATAACTCCCAGGTATAGAAAGTACCTCAAGAAGTCCAGATATATTCTGAAATTTCTGCTTGTGATCAGTCACATGTAGAGACGACGAAATCAATCCAAGAGATATACCAGCAGTCCACTGACGGTGTTCATGTTCATGCTCCAATAGCCAACCCAGCAGAAATTTTGATGCAGTCGCTTTGATATTATGAGCAGCAGGTGGCAGAACCTGAAACAACAGAGAGATTAAACTTCTATATTGAGACACATGGCCACAACATATATCGAAGGACGCTTAATTAAAATCTTACTGCACATAGTGCACCGAGCGCCAGTGCTATGTTTTCTGCAGATCTAGGAAGAGTTTCTTCAGCCATGTATACCAAACTCTACATAAAAGAACAACAGCGTCTCAACAGAAGTTCGAACACTTCAAAACGAAAAATTGAACTATAGCCATTgctatttgaaaattttgaactaCAGAAAAACATCTCACAAACCTTCATGATGTTGTTTGCAGCTTTAAAAGTTTTATCAGACGATAATTCTGTAGCCATTGCACCAACGGACAATATATTAGCTCTCATCCAACGCGACATAAAAGCTTTCAGCGATTGCAATGAGATAAGCGCAAGGGAAATGTTTCTTGAGAGCTGAAGAGATTTGGCTACTACTTTAAATGCCTCTTCGTATTGACCATGTATATCATGAAAGCTCTGCGATCAGAAGTATGCAACTCAGTACGCTGAAGTATTTGGAAAATCTCCTAGCGGAACATTAATTCTTACTCTTGATGACCCAAGCTTCACATCTTTGGGACTAAAAGATAGACATAATAATGCCGCACCAGGTAGTTCTCCAGTCTTAATTCTTTTCCCTGTGAGGCAATTGGTGATGTACTTAGTTCAACCGGGGTATAAAGTAATTTACATAATTGACTGTTACAAATATCTAGAGAAAATGACAATTATAAAGAAAGTTAGTTATTAGGCATAAATATGCACCAGTAAAAATTTCTAGGCACCCTCCCATCTCAAAATGTTAATTACCTATTCCAACAGGCTAGCAAGCATTTCTCGTTATTTGAGCTAACAATTTAAGGGTATGAATAATCAATTATACCTGCAGGGAAAATGACTTGAGGTATAACATCCAGCAGCTTCTCAATCTTACTACCAGAAACTTTCTTTTCTCTCACATATCTACGCCGGACGCTGAAAGGTCAAAAAAGAAGCAGTATAAATATTCTGCTAATAAGGATCTAAACAAGTAAAATTCAGAAGATTACAAGTTCTATACCTGTGCTCGTGAATCATGATCTTGACTAAAAGGTCTTCTATAGCATTCAGAATTTTTGCATCTGTCTCCGAGAAGAGCAAATATGCACATTTCTTGTTGAAGTCAGAAATTTGCTTTTCCAGAAATGATACCTGAAAAATATGGAACGGAATTGGACAAAAATGTAGAGATTATGATTTCAGAACCAAAGGAAACCAAAGATGGCCGGGAATACACCTAAAAGAAGACATAAAAGACACATAAACTCCATACATACCTCGTATTGACCAAGTGCCATTAAGGCAGAGATTCTTGCCTTTGTCCATTGAGAATCCTTAGGTATCTGCATAGAGCTCCCAATTTCCCACAAAATGTTGAGAACCTTTTCTGCATCTTCAGGATATGCTTCGGCATCCATTGCACCCCACGTTAGGAGAAGGCATGCACTGCAACATATTTATCAAACTTAGTTAACCGTCAAATATTTTTCAGACACCTCAAATAATAATTTCTACAAGATCCATGCACCACTCGATCGTGCATGTATATGATTTGGGATATGCGCGCTGCTAACCTGCAAGCCAGGAGAGGGTCTAGTTTGATGTTTTGAGCATGTTTTTCAATGACACCCCATGCTGTATAGAAATCTGGATGGAAAAAGCAGAAGTTATGAAGGAAATACAAAGGAATTAACTATCGCAAGCAAGTATCAAGAGCGTACCAATGACATCGGCTTCACATAGATGGGAAAGACTCTGAAAACCAAGTGCTCGAACTGAAAAGTCTTGGCTTTCTATACAGGCCTATCAAATTATGAATCCAGCAGAAAATTTGAATGCACTCCAAAGTTTCAATATATAGCCGAAGCAGTACTAACAAATATAACTTGAGAAACTATACCTGAACGGACAAGATTAAGTCTACTCCCCTATCAGGGTGTCTCTTGCATACATCCTCAATGGAAGCAGCCATACTTATGCAGATATGTCTCTCTGAAATGAAGTCTTTAAATCCTTTGGGACGTAATACCTCCTaagtatttaaataataaaaaccatacaaatacattaaaaaaaagtacaaGCATGATCAAAAGACTTCGTCAGTGTAGAGCAAAAGTGCATAGTGGTATAGAATAGCTTACTTGCAGACTCGAAAAGGCACGATCATTGACTATCCAGGTTTGGCAAAGTAATCTAATGGCTGTAGCATACAACAGACTAAAATAAACCATCATCAGATCTACACACGTAAACTACCTTGCACGGCAGTACCGATAAACAAAAAAAGGTCAATCACGGTAACCCAATTCAACAAGATTGGTAAATGCAGGCTAGTGCATTAAAGATCACATAATCTTTTGGCTTCCAAATCTACCTTTTGTACATATCATAATCTCAGAGTTTGAAAAATTAAAGGAAAAGGCGAAAACTGTTTACGAAGGCTACCCTTTTACCAAAGAGCAAAGGTGAAAACTGAGTTTTACAAGCACCAAGAATCAAATACATCATAAACAggatggaaaaatacattaacaaaTCATCTGTAAAAGATGCACTGACCCTTTCGCATCTTTGTGTAGCATTGGTGTAATCGTCTGAACAACAAGTGGAATCATCACCTGTTGCGCAGCAAGTGATGGGAGCAACCCCAGAAGTTTCGACTGCAAGTCAAATAAACACAATCGGGACTAGACTAAAGGAAAGATAAAGTAGATAAATCAAGTACTTGGAGATACAGGACTTAACAGAAAATGAATGAGAGTAGACTCACCAATAGACTCTGGCACGGGACATTAGTTCGAGATAACAAGTTGCTGTAATATAGAACAACTAGCAACAGTGGGACACTCATCTTAGGATCAATGCCACCAACCGCAGTCAAAGAATCAATAGCATCAGGTCCTAAGGATGGATGCATCACCAAGACACCAGCAAGAGCACCAAGTAAAATAGGTATCTCTTGCGAAAGACAAAACGATGCAGATAACTTTTTTCTATCACACAGCCGTTTAGCATGTTCCCTAAGTAGTGAATTCCAAGTCACTGGTCCAGGATAAGTTTCCTGTGATTCACTTCCATTGATGTAAGCCATTCTGAGGAAGGAGGACGTGGAAGGTGCATACTCattctgaaaagaaaaaaagaacattcAAAGACTCATAGAGCAACTTGATTCTTTTGAGAAACACTTTGACATGAACATATTTCCAAAAGAAAATAGCAAGTTTCTCCACAGGAATCAAACCTGATGCCAGAGTTTCTGCATGATCCTAAATACGACAGAGCCCACTCTGCTGAGTGGTGAATCTCCCTCACTTGTGTGGACCTCAATATTTGGTGCATTTGACATTGTTACCAAGACATTTTCTACGACGGAAAGAACCTTACTTGCTGCTCCTTTGACTGATTTAGAAGGAGAAGACATCAGCGCGATGATAGGGAACAATAATAGAGGTTCCACACTTGAACAGGCAGCATCTCTAACCGAAAAGTTTTCTACAAAAGAATTGAAAAGAAGCAATTCTCAGTCAACAGAAAATGCATACATCAAACTATTTTGCCAAAATAAGAAGGAAACATGGAGTCAACAACAGCAGGACAGACCAAGTTGATTGGAGTAAATAAGCTACTACGATATTAGACAATGAAACGTGCAAGAGTGCAATAACAAGAAAGATTGAGCACAGATATACCATTTTCACTCTTCCATTTAAGCAGGAAAAGCAGCAACTTCAAAATAGAGAGTTGCTCATGCTCGACACTGGACTTGGCAAGCATGAAAAGTAACGAGAGAACCACCAAAGATAAATCACGTGAATATGGTAATCCAAGGTCTTTCTGAACAGCTAACAAGTGCCTCAACGATTCGATCACAGCCTCTTGCTCAGTGTTCTGGACATGAGGAGAGGCACAAAGCAAAAGCACGGTATCTACCAGTTGAACACCAAGCACATGAACTTCTATTACTTCCTGCTAGAACTAAATAAATGAATACATGTCCGAAAAGATCACAAAGATCAAAATGAAGTCATGACGCAATACGCACATACCAATCTACTTCCAACCAAGTCTCTCGCAACCACAGTGTAAGCATCCACTAGAGTCTTGACAATGCAGCTGAAATTTCTATTATCCTGAATAGTCTCAGAAATTTAATACTTGGTCCTATAAGCATTCACCAAAATGACTACCAATCATAAATACTTACTTCCGAGTTCTTCCCTGAGATATACTTAAGACACCGCAAAACCAATCTGAACACTGGCAGTGCTTCGTGACGGCATGAGCAACAAAGGGAAGCCATTGACGAGATTAACTCCCTCACAAACAAAGACGGAGATGAATCTGCAAATGGGACacgtaatattacaaaattcaagaACGGCTCCAGAAATTCACATACTCCCACCATCCCCAATCGCCGATTACGCATCACAAAGAGTGATACTTGGTAAATAAGCTCCGTCTGTGTCTCCACTCTGCAAGAAAGTATCTGCAACAAACCAACAACAAGTAGAAAGCATCAAAGTCTTGCTAATACTAtgcatatatttttcttaatcaatTTGAATCGCTATGATCAGGAACGGCTATGAGTATCACATACCCTCACAAAGGGATGATTCTCTGTTGAATTGAACTTCCAATTCCCAAGTTTCTGTTCGTAACCTATTCGAATCAAGAACCCTAAGCCTTTCACAAAGAGAGGAACCAGTTTCGAGCCGCATCCTTCGAGTGCGGATTGAAGCTCGAGCAAGCCGCGGGAGAGGTCCAGAACGGAGTCTGATACTAAACGGCACAGCTCGCGAACGGATTGATCGACGACGGTGATAGATTCGGAGGTTAAGCAGAAGGAGATAGCTTCTCTTCCGGTTTCGGAATCGGACTCTGGAGCAGATCGGAACTTGGAGAAGACGGAGATCACGGCGAGTCTCTGTATTGAAGGTTGAGGGACTCGAGTTTTCTCCAGTAACGTAGCGTAAGAGGCCATTGCTTCTTACgaccagagagagagaaggcAGTGGATGGCTACAACGGTGGGGCACCGGGAAGAGGAACACGATCAGCCCGGCTCTGAATAATGGGCCGTATCGATTAGGCCCAATAAGCCGATACGAAAACCCTCACCTTGAACATATAAAGCAAGAAAAtaggaaacaatttttttttaggagTATGAAACCCTAAACAATGATAAAGAAAACATGTGTTGAGTTTAAAACAAGACAAgtattgtgacaaaaaaaaaaaaaaacaagacaagTACAGCTATAACGTAATGTGTAGAGAATATTTTAAGAAGACAGTTGGAAAATGTGATGTGTAAATATGTAGATCATGTGAATCTATTAAAGTAGACACCCTGAGAgtaaattttatgattttgtgtATTTGCGTGCGTGAGGAATTTTGTTAAAGATCAGTAACTAAACATTATTTGAAAGCTGGTGAGATCACTAATGATTAGTACTAGTGACGATTATATAGTGTCGGTTGGGTTGTTGGAAACTGCATGAGCAGTTCTTTTAAGGTTTGAAAATGTCTTTTTCTCGGTAGTTTGTGGTATCTGATTCTCGTCTTCGATCAGATTCGGGTTTTTTTTGGTTCGAGTCTGTCTCATTTTTTCTTTAACATCTCAGATTTTATTAATTGGAAATATCGTTGATTACAGTGGAAAGTAAAAAAGGATGGACAACAGTGCAACAATCTCCATTCCTTGGCTGAATTGTAGGGTTTTCGGGttaaattcatttaaaaaaaattggtataaaaagaaaaataaacgtGTTCAAATGAAAAACAAACGTGTTTGCAATTGCTCTTACTAATACTTCGACCGATGCATGCATCCATATACACTTGTGTGCCAAAAAAATACACTTGTGTGccaaaatgatttattttttcattattttcagttttataaatgaagaaaaaaatccTGCATCCcctataataacattttatcgAATCCAAGTTATAGTACAGTATGTAACCCTTTTTATGTTAAAACGTAGCCGCATGCAGTATTACTATCAACGATTGTATTAGTAGTTTGCGTTACTAGCTTACATGGACATGATGTAGCAGAAGTAACAAcataattgaaaatttgaaatgtGAGTCGTTTGGGACCGAGGTTTTTTCACCAAGGATATTTTTTGGAGAAATCAGGATACTCAGCATATCTTAACAACAAAAAGACTTTGTTTTACTTTAAATCTCAAAACAACTTTATAAGAGCCTAACCACTAAGAATTGtattaataaaaaacttgaaaCCCCCAAAATAAAACTCTGGTCCGCGTGCATGTGATCTAGTGGTAACTGGACCTGGGGTAACACACCTTATCGCCTTCGGTTCCCTCGACTCAACTTACTATTGCTACAAATGTTGCATGTGTTGAGAAACAAACTGTCGCCTTGTTGTGTTACATAGTCTTTGCAAATCAAGTTGAACCATATAAAACTCTCCCGTGTGGTGTTGCCTGAATCGAGACCAAAGTTATTTACAGTAAACAGGAGATATATGGTCAATTAAATATTGAACAATAAGCCAAGTGGTAGTAATCTAGTGGTGATTTTTTGGAGCTTGATGTGTACACAATCAGTCATGGGTTCGATTTTCTCTGTGAACTAAATTACCATTATTTGGCCAGTCATGGGCTTGATCGTAGATCGGTTCATCCTTTGGCAATAGTTGAAAGGTATTCAAATTCGGGTCATGTAATGTGGTACGGTTTCGGACTACTCCAATGGTGATTGCGAGAATCCAAGTGCTATAGTTCGTACCATCAAATACCTCTGAAATGATGGATGATTCATGATTATCGCCACTAGTTGGGAAGTAAGGCGAGTATTAGATTCCATCGAACGTAAACGATTCTGTTGGAATCAGATTTGGAATGTTCATCGGAACAGATGAAATAGGATTTGTTGAAGACGTCATCAGAATGGTTGAAGCTGGAACAGTGGTCGCCAGAATAGATCGTCGATCTGCCCATCTTGTCGGATTTGTCGCTTTCATCGCTGAAATAGATATATGAACACCTTGATGCGAAGATTCCATTCTGTAGCAATGTTCTTCCCGGACCGAACGGATAGCCAATAgggtttatcaaaaaaattgaacaatAATCCTAATTAACTATTATAACTGTGTATtagtatatttttcaaaaatcagTATAAGTAACAATGTTACTTTGTTAGTTACACTTACACCATCTAATTATGTCACAAAATTTATGTAACGTACATTGATTTGTTTTTGCATAACTTAGATCAGAATCGGTTGATCACTTTTGTAACACGAGCACACTGTGGTTGTCTATTGGTTTTCGTACCTTTTTCTCTTACAGATGTCTaatcaaagaaaacaaaatatatatcgAATCGAATCAATCAATTGCTGATGAAAACGACGTCGTCCGTGGAACAAGGCTTTTCATTTATTTCTGTTATTGGCCATTTCTAAGCTATTGGGCGGTTTAGTGGTGGTCCACTGCTACTTGATAATGAAATGACAAACTTCTGCCTCACTATCTTTTGGTCCACAAATTGGGCCCATTTATGGCCCTCTTTACGTTTTCCTGCCTTTTTAATGATGAGATTGATTTTAAACTTGGATTTAGCCTATAAAAAGTTAGGTATATGGCTTAAATCGCACGTACTAAAGCAGTAGGCTTTCCTCCGAACAGAGACACTAGTACAATAGTTCTGCTGGAGTTTTATATGGTCACCAAGTCCAGTTTTCCAATATAGAAAAGTTtaattgtaaaaagaaaatgGTGTGAACCCGTGACCAAAATTAATAATagcttagatttttttttccttatgaAAATTTGTAAGACGTggattaattttcaaaatgtaAACGATCTGTTATCATTTTGTAATTATCACGCTAAAGAAAAACCATGGGAGATATCCGATATGGAATAATTGAGGAAAAGTCTAAAGATGTAAAAATTATGAGATGATATATATCACATGGCAATACAATCATATTTCTGCAGTAGACTTGTGTAATAGTAagatgttataaaatatatataaggttAAAATGAAATGATGGCAAAAAATGGATGTACCTTTAGTCACTGTTTCTGAAGCTGACTTGTGTCTGAACACAATCTTGAATCCCCTTGTCTTAAAGTCGACATGTAAATCCACGTATGGAAGTcgaaatatacatatataattatatagatAAACATGTGAATAATATAGAAGACACCCTGACTGTCTATATCCAAGCGTAAGTGATGCAAGAAGTACCGAAGCTAGCATACGTGATGCGTCTTAGATCCTTTTAAAGTTCTCGTGATTTGTTCCAAATATAAGTGAGGTAAGGTCCGTAAGGAATATTGAGGCATAATAAACATGATGATGCGTCTgattgctctctctctctctctctctctctctctctctctctctctctctctctctctctctctctctctctctctctctctcttctctctctctctctctctctctctctctctctctctctctctctctctctctctctctttgcgCGATGCATGGTAAAATTTGAACTGTATGCAACCAATTGATAAAAGATGTAAGAGGTAAATGAAGACGGTTCATTACCGTTTGAGAATTGGGAAACATATTAATTTCACTTTACTTTTAACAATAGTGTtagttatcattgatttaagtCAAATTTTAAGAAACTCAAAAAGAGTTAAATCTctcattaaatattttcataaattgtAGCATCTCAGCATCTGATTACCACTTTCACCTTCGAATTTTTAACTGGTTCGTTTTCAATAATGTTATTCAAATAAATTGGAATTGGTTAAATAATTAGCCAGCGTTTTACttataatatatttctaaacttTTGAGTCAGTGATTTTTGTATATCATACTCGgtctttatttttgtaaaatagaTGATCATCAATCTTAAttatggaaaagaaaaaaactcggAATTGGTAGTTGGTGACTTGATTTGTATGTGAATATAATTGGTTGTCGGGTCGCCGCCAAATGACATGAAATAAAAATGGAGCGACTTTAAAAAAAGAGATTCCCTATGAAGACATGTGCCTAAACAAAGGTACTATTACTTGATGTTTTCAgcaatttgattatttatttaaacttttCTTTCTTAAGTCgacaatatatttaaaatcactTAACTAAATTAGAATATTAGCAAAATGATGTTTCTGACTAGTGACGAGTGTTAATAATCAAACAAGCAATTATTAGCCAACTTTCTTATGTCTATTTAAAACTTTCGAcacacttaacttttttttggcaCAACGACAAACTTAACTAAATATCATAATTCAATGTTTTTTTGAATACTCATAACTTAATATTATACTGCCTCAATGACATAGATAGTATCACAATCACTGAATGAAACAAAAACATGCCAAAAATTGGTAATGAAGCAATGAAATATGTGCATAAACGGGAGTACGCACGTCCTTATTTCCTATCATTCTAACAATGTGATTGTTTAAGTTGGTTGAAATGCTTTTGGTAAAAGTTAGGCAGCAAGTTTTAGCAAAGTATTATGAGGTTCAAACATGAATCAATGGTTTCAAAATTGAGTTAATTCGTGTGGATTAGTAATCtagtttcaaattataaaatgCAAGTTATAATTAAGCAAACACAACCACATATACATCAGTTACTATATTTGCTTGTTTGGCATATTCACAAATATCCTTTGACCTCccatgtaaaataaaatacagtTTAAATTATACATACGCATATGCATATTACAAATAAGCATACACATATACATGGACGGATGTTCTCATCAACATATATTCGAAGATTTCTCGTTGACCAGTCAACCTCTCCGGGCTCCATAAACCGACGATGTTTCACCACCAAGGCAACTAGCGTACCTCATGATATCAGCATTAGTCTCCTCTAGTTCCCTTTGCAGCCCCAAGACCTGTCTTTGGAGCACCGAGATGGCCCCAACGCAACCATAAACCGGATCTCTTAGCCTTGCTTCCGCTTCGTAAGCAAGCGAGTTCACTGCGTCTTCTCGTTGATGTGGCGCCACCTCCTGGAGGATCTTGCTCACGTTGCTTGCCCCGAATATCCGGTGGACGTTCGCAAACTTTGTAGGTTCCTCTGGCGGAAAATATGGTGCGAATACGCAGTCTGAAGTGCATTTCCGGCGGAGGAACTTGCATGCCGCACACGGTGAGTTTGTATAGCTCGAATACGATGacgacatttttttttggttatatttaCCCTGATATTTAGTTGTggaaaggaaaacaaaaaagcAACTTAAGCACATATGGAGTTTCGAGGAATTACAAGATCGGTATAAATTTTGATCCACATGACATTGCAATTCATTAAAATCTCCTTAATACATCAGTAACTTTTACACAATGTGAATATGTGTCTACGAACACATTATAAACAttcaaacatttttaaaacattgatTATTTTGTGTTGGTATAAATACAACAATAGACGTTATCATCAACATAATTGATTATAAGTATATGATGATCTTAGTCTTTTAATCCGCACAGTTCATTAATCTTAGTAACaaaggcatatatatatataatagtgtcATCATCAAAATAATTGGTTACAAGACATAATATTAATTCTTAGTCTTTTTCTCCATAAAATTGGTTACCagttaaatcattatttaaaatatttctcaGGCAAATAGATACATATATAGTAGATTAGCCTTATAGTCAATTAGTTTCACATATTATCTTGGGACATCAAAACCAATGTTTAATACATTAAATACCAAACTTACTACACATATATGCAGAAGATGTTATATCTAAGTGCATTGGTAATTAAATCTAACAGGCAATACGATcaggaaaaaatatatataatttagttgTGCGACTACataacacatatataaacaaacaaatgtCCAATTAATCTCCGTTATACATATATAGAAGAAAATGGGtgttgctatatatatatatataaattgaagGTAACTCAGACGCGTCCTACCTTCTGGAGTAATTGGTTCGTTCAATCTGATGACAGGGTTATGTAAACTTTGCATTTTTCGTATTGTACACTAGACCTATATCTTTTTGGAAACAACTTGGTTTTTGTCATATACATAAGTATTTGTATGCCactaaatttgataaaaaacaaGGGAAATTGACTTTTTCCTATCAATATTTGATTACTCTTTTTCGTTTAGTTTTAACATAATTACTCTCGACCATACATTTCTGTTCTTGGCGTTTAGTTTAGCAGATTTTTTTCTGATTTTATCATCCACAACACTTTCTGTCTCTCTGACTCTGAGGTCTCCTCATCCATACAACAAAATATGGTTCAATTTCTTGAATCTATGATCTCAGAAATGACTTTATTATATACTTAAAGGTCTGTGATTCAATATTATatcttcaatatatatatatataagaggtCATGAAATTTACATTACACTTCAAATCTTAActttttaatttgtaaataaaGGTCATATTGtggcaaaataaataaataaaggtcATCCAATTGTAACTTGAAAGTTCAAGATCAGTGAAAAATCGTCATGATTTAAACTCCTAGTATCATATaaccaattaaaataaaagtacagtatatatatatatatgcaagtgTGTGTGTATGAAATTGGTTGAGTATAATGAAACACGTTTGCTCTTACCTTTCGATGGAGCAACAAGAGTAAGTCCCTTTGATAACTACACAGAATTGTTTGCTCTtctttgtttctctcttttgtGTCTTAACTATGATAGGATGACGAGATGGAAAATCCTCAAGAGGATCTTCAATTATTGAGATTCTTTTGTTGTTTTAAGAGAGAAGCCCTAGTCAGAGACAAGAGGAGTCTCTAAGGGGAAAGTTGGAGAGAGAAAATAAACAGGGGTTAGAGAGAGCGTGTGTGTGGGAAAAGGGTATTTTGGTGCTATGAGCGAGCAATAAGCTGAATATATGAGATTGCAAAAAGACAAATTAGCCTCAATTAATTGAGGACCTAAAATAGTGAACTTACAACCGTAGAAAATTTTGCTCCATTTGATAGCCTTCCAGTAATTTAAAAGATTTCCGTAACTTAATTTTGAAGCAaatttttctttgtatattCACAAACTAAGAGATTCTACTTGCAATATATCCAACTTTTCAATATGTggattattttatattctttgattttaatatctatatatgtcGATGATTGAGAAATATGTTTAGAAAAATCCTTTGGTAAACCTGAATTAGCAAAATGATAAAACACAATTCGGTGTCTTTTCGTGATGATTTCTAAAAGAATTCGGAACCAAACTTGAATATTGCTTTTCGACCAATGACCTTTGACCTTTTCTCAAGGTTTGGTATTCTGTGAAAAACAATAACAATAATGTTTGTGAAGTATTTTGTCCACTTCTTAATGgattatattgttttaaatctAATTTCAGAAGATTTTGGGAAATTAAGTTACATAGGCATCTCCCAACAATTAAGATCTGGTAAAATTCGACATATGTACTGTCATTTTGTTTGGTTGAACTTAAATGTTAACATATaatacccccccccccccccccccccaaatttTGTGTACATCTCTTTGGAAAACAATTAATGCATTTGGAATTTA
This genomic window contains:
- the LOC103875197 gene encoding protein RST1, which translates into the protein MASYATLLEKTRVPQPSIQRLAVISVFSKFRSAPESDSETGREAISFCLTSESITVVDQSVRELCRLVSDSVLDLSRGLLELQSALEGCGSKLVPLFVKGLGFLIRIGYEQKLGNWKFNSTENHPFVRILSCRVETQTELIYQVSLFVMRNRRLGMVGVCEFLEPFLNFVILRVPFADSSPSLFVRELISSMASLCCSCRHEALPVFRLVLRCLKYISGKNSEDNRNFSCIVKTLVDAYTVVARDLVGSRLEVIEVHVLGVQLVDTVLLLCASPHVQNTEQEAVIESLRHLLAVQKDLGLPYSRDLSLVVLSLLFMLAKSSVEHEQLSILKLLLFLLKWKSENENFSVRDAACSSVEPLLLFPIIALMSSPSKSVKGAASKVLSVVENVLVTMSNAPNIEVHTSEGDSPLSRVGSVVFRIMQKLWHQNEYAPSTSSFLRMAYINGSESQETYPGPVTWNSLLREHAKRLCDRKKLSASFCLSQEIPILLGALAGVLVMHPSLGPDAIDSLTAVGGIDPKMSVPLLLVVLYYSNLLSRTNVPCQSLLSKLLGLLPSLAAQQVMIPLVVQTITPMLHKDAKGLLYATAIRLLCQTWIVNDRAFSSLQEVLRPKGFKDFISERHICISMAASIEDVCKRHPDRGVDLILSVQACIESQDFSVRALGFQSLSHLCEADVIDFYTAWGVIEKHAQNIKLDPLLACSACLLLTWGAMDAEAYPEDAEKVLNILWEIGSSMQIPKDSQWTKARISALMALGQYEVSFLEKQISDFNKKCAYLLFSETDAKILNAIEDLLVKIMIHEHSVRRRYVREKKVSGSKIEKLLDVIPQVIFPAGKRIKTGELPGAALLCLSFSPKDVKLGSSRSFHDIHGQYEEAFKVVAKSLQLSRNISLALISLQSLKAFMSRWMRANILSVGAMATELSSDKTFKAANNIMKSLVYMAEETLPRSAENIALALGALCAVLPPAAHNIKATASKFLLGWLLEHEHEHRQWTAGISLGLISSSLHVTDHKQKFQNISGLLEVLCSSKSTLVKGACGVGLGFSCQDLLTRTEASASSDVDSESYKNQEEGLLGKIVRLLSLILQHFLRTPCDILESLSALFPLGKEGNVTPLTHLLDENSDDFDDDIWGIAGLIIGLGMSVGAIYRAGKKDAVVKIKNLIVSWIPYADSLQQTSDSNSNISLRVFSAGSCLALPLVITFCQKMELFDAHEVDNLINCYKDLISELLIVKTSGAFHKSLLMASCIGAGDFLGSVLNEGIHPVEIEPLKGLLELFKTCYSGLYPPVVHFGGMLGVVNVLGAGAGDLVFSHPVPRAPSSSEENKISYVTGPLLSNPYLTQQLTPFVQEIFLIAQNTTDRQQQHYAAWAISFLRNYMRSKDASSVGNEIQSSDSHRNSTAHNIPEHTMVMKLAQGLTNPSLPLADSSLNIGALASALRCLSHAPRLPNLDWGATIRRLMRQETQLDVSQSGDVPKDTSLREECLKFSLAHASEFDELLTFLDELSELSRFKALEQSLQSSLLCHLGDLMRMFSGSRMDKLFEDISCFVTSLSSDQVYSCDQKSSLRVSCWKGLSQCLEGTSFESSEYITKIENCIELLFSVLPVASQSPNVDQMGSVKEWSEAVRCLQQSHKDWLYKFLQVSSLEPGRGKTDFEGNLKKIQAKAKLARLGSIPFSELGKLKAIILNCEQSDIWDVHVEIVAALHQADGGIKRQWLIDAIEISCVSSYPSNAILFVGLLSSICCEYMPFLTLDRSTVLRDMSVTVTSLLSDSNWEVVAEPFISFLWTSLERVHSFATDSGANAKRSSQQIEQSERDHAPMLVKVMHHICVVFRDHLPLDKQLRLAAMMVVP
- the LOC103875198 gene encoding LOB domain-containing protein 25 — its product is MSSSYSSYTNSPCAACKFLRRKCTSDCVFAPYFPPEEPTKFANVHRIFGASNVSKILQEVAPHQREDAVNSLAYEAEARLRDPVYGCVGAISVLQRQVLGLQRELEETNADIMRYASCLGGETSSVYGARRG